One part of the Mariniblastus fucicola genome encodes these proteins:
- a CDS encoding GDP-mannose 4,6-dehydratase: MSIPNPYLLTGCAGFIGARTAQLLLDEGHEVVGIDNMNDYYDVRLKEHRLNLLKEYGSFEFRQIDVEHTNDVLDLFAEYQFKTVLNLAARAGVRYSMVNPFIYMGTNGMGTLNLLEGMREHGGKKFVLASTSSLYAGQPMPFLESLPVNTPISPYASSKKSAEAMSFTYHHLYGIDVSILRYFTVYGPADRPDMAIHRFIQWIDKGVPIKLYGDGEQSRDFTFVDDIANGTIAATRPLGYEIINLGGGNNPITINSVIEKIENLLGKKAEINRLPMHKADMVSTWANIDKAGEKLGWGPGISLDEGLERCVNWYRENLPWSATIDLGAKN, translated from the coding sequence TTGAGTATCCCCAATCCTTACCTACTGACTGGCTGTGCCGGATTTATCGGAGCACGAACGGCGCAGTTGCTTCTTGACGAGGGTCATGAAGTTGTCGGCATCGACAACATGAATGATTACTACGATGTGCGGCTTAAAGAGCATCGCCTGAATCTCTTGAAGGAGTACGGTTCATTTGAGTTTCGTCAGATCGACGTCGAGCATACAAACGACGTGTTGGATCTCTTTGCAGAGTATCAGTTCAAAACGGTACTGAATTTGGCTGCGAGAGCGGGCGTGCGGTACAGCATGGTCAATCCGTTTATCTACATGGGGACAAATGGAATGGGAACGCTGAACTTGCTTGAGGGGATGCGAGAGCACGGTGGAAAGAAATTCGTTTTGGCTTCGACGTCTTCGCTCTACGCGGGACAACCAATGCCGTTTTTGGAATCGCTGCCGGTGAATACGCCGATCTCTCCGTATGCATCAAGCAAAAAATCAGCGGAAGCGATGTCATTTACTTACCATCATCTTTACGGAATCGACGTTTCGATTCTGCGCTATTTTACCGTATACGGACCAGCTGATCGTCCCGACATGGCAATCCATCGTTTCATACAGTGGATTGATAAAGGCGTGCCGATCAAACTCTACGGTGACGGCGAACAATCTCGCGACTTTACTTTCGTGGACGATATTGCAAACGGAACAATCGCCGCAACCAGGCCGCTCGGGTACGAGATCATCAATCTTGGTGGCGGTAACAATCCAATCACGATCAACTCTGTAATAGAAAAAATCGAAAACCTGCTGGGCAAGAAGGCTGAGATCAATCGTTTGCCAATGCACAAGGCTGACATGGTTTCGACTTGGGCGAATATTGACAAGGCAGGTGAAAAGTTGGGTTGGGGTCCAGGAATCTCACTTGATGAAGGCTTGGAGCGCTGCGTGAACTGGTATCGAGAAAACCTTCCTTGGTCGGCGACGATTGACCTTGGGGCAAAAAACTGA
- a CDS encoding glycosyltransferase family 2 protein — translation MGSVSPDSELQSLSFSNRVLALVVTFNGEKYIRECLRRLLESELPTDVLVVDNNSSDQTTKIIADEFPEVHLYHSQRNLGFGRANNVGMRQFLNSDMSYLFLVNQDLYVEPDTIGELIKLMEGDSEIDISGPVQLDGTGENVDFMFRRYLARFTPTLLDDFLLNGKLEDFYPTRFINAAAWMMSKDCVRKLGVFDPLFPHYGEDTDYLNRARFHGSKVCVAPNVFVRHDRPQVRNVSGFRKKSNWHLVKNFIVLKDVNENIVSAIGRLHLKLVHRTAKELFVNRDIVGLLALMSASFRTVLALPKILRHRGVSSGSDGAFICNGSNDSNAEQSE, via the coding sequence ATGGGGAGTGTGTCACCTGATTCGGAGCTTCAGTCATTAAGCTTTTCGAACCGCGTTTTGGCATTGGTCGTTACATTTAACGGTGAAAAATATATACGTGAATGCTTGCGGCGACTATTGGAGTCCGAGTTGCCAACGGATGTACTGGTCGTGGACAACAATTCGAGCGACCAGACGACGAAGATAATTGCTGATGAATTTCCTGAGGTACATTTGTATCATTCGCAACGGAATCTTGGTTTTGGACGAGCCAACAACGTGGGAATGAGGCAGTTTCTGAATTCGGATATGTCCTATCTATTCTTGGTCAACCAAGATCTATACGTCGAGCCCGATACTATCGGTGAACTAATCAAATTGATGGAAGGCGATTCAGAAATCGACATTTCAGGACCCGTGCAGCTTGATGGCACCGGGGAAAATGTTGATTTCATGTTCCGTAGATATTTGGCAAGGTTCACACCCACACTGTTGGATGACTTTCTGTTGAACGGAAAGCTGGAAGATTTTTATCCAACACGGTTCATCAACGCTGCTGCGTGGATGATGTCTAAGGATTGCGTACGGAAACTTGGCGTATTCGATCCGTTGTTTCCCCACTACGGTGAAGATACGGACTACCTCAACCGCGCTCGGTTTCACGGTTCAAAAGTCTGTGTTGCACCAAATGTGTTTGTAAGACATGATCGACCCCAAGTTCGTAACGTTAGCGGATTTAGAAAGAAGTCCAATTGGCACTTGGTCAAGAACTTCATTGTTCTAAAAGATGTTAATGAGAATATTGTTAGTGCAATAGGCAGGCTGCATTTAAAGTTGGTGCATCGAACAGCAAAGGAACTGTTTGTAAATCGAGACATTGTTGGACTCTTGGCTTTAATGTCTGCGTCATTTCGGACCGTATT
- a CDS encoding sugar nucleotide-binding protein gives MIALLGSTGYVGKYFAKHLADQNIDFLTLSRSDTAGYSVDSLAAKLRKERVDFLICAAGFTGKPNVDACEIQKSECIDGNAVLPGFLSRVAADVGIRWGHVSSGCIYNGESPSKDGFKETDAPNFSFRTNNCSFYSGTKALGEEVLADDRNCFVWRLRIPFSNVDSPRNYLSKLMRYDRLLEARNSLSNLDDYVRACLKCVTGSVPTGVYNLTNPGSVTTRQVVEKMLELGVAKGDFSFFDDEAAFMISAAKTPRSNCVLNSQKAVDAGLEMPDVLDSIERSLQNWQSECEKK, from the coding sequence ATGATTGCACTTCTCGGATCTACGGGATATGTCGGCAAGTACTTCGCCAAACATTTGGCAGATCAGAACATTGATTTTCTAACTCTGAGCCGCAGTGACACTGCTGGCTACTCTGTAGACAGCCTTGCGGCCAAATTAAGAAAAGAGCGAGTAGATTTTCTAATATGCGCCGCTGGGTTCACTGGCAAACCCAATGTCGATGCGTGTGAAATACAAAAAAGTGAGTGTATTGATGGTAATGCAGTCCTGCCAGGATTCTTGTCGCGCGTCGCTGCAGATGTTGGGATTAGATGGGGACACGTTTCATCTGGCTGCATCTACAACGGAGAATCGCCGAGTAAGGACGGTTTTAAAGAAACAGACGCACCAAATTTTTCTTTCCGTACCAACAACTGCAGTTTTTACTCTGGAACCAAGGCTCTTGGTGAAGAGGTTCTGGCAGATGATAGAAATTGTTTTGTTTGGAGGTTGAGGATTCCATTCAGCAACGTTGATTCGCCACGAAATTACCTTTCGAAACTTATGCGGTACGACCGTCTATTGGAAGCGCGAAACAGTCTTTCAAACTTGGATGACTATGTTCGCGCATGTCTAAAATGCGTTACAGGTTCAGTCCCAACGGGAGTGTATAACTTGACGAATCCAGGTTCGGTAACGACACGGCAAGTGGTCGAAAAAATGCTGGAGCTGGGCGTTGCAAAAGGTGATTTCTCATTTTTTGACGACGAGGCAGCGTTTATGATCTCTGCAGCGAAAACCCCGAGATCAAATTGTGTTTTGAATTCTCAAAAGGCCGTTGATGCAGGATTGGAAATGCCAGATGTTCTCGATTCGATTGAGCGTTCTTTGCAGAATTGGCAATCTGAATGCGAAAAAAAATAA
- the rfbA gene encoding glucose-1-phosphate thymidylyltransferase RfbA, which translates to MKGIILAGGSGTRLHPLTVAVSKQLLPVYDKPMIYYPLSVLMLAGIREVLIISTPHDLPQFKRLLGDGANLGCRFTYAVQEVPNGLAQAFVIGAEFISDDKVALILGDNIFYGSGFANLIRQQNNPSGGVVFAYEVKNPSAYGVVEFDENGRAVSLEEKPENPKSNFAIPGIYFYDNQVVDIAKNLQPSARGEYEITDVNKEYLRREQLKVAQLSRGVAWLDTGTFTSLADASDYVRVIQQRQGLSIGCIEEVAFREGFIKHNDLISLAEKYGKSGYGDYLKGLPK; encoded by the coding sequence GTGAAAGGCATTATCTTAGCTGGCGGATCTGGGACTCGTTTGCATCCATTGACGGTTGCCGTTAGTAAGCAACTTCTTCCAGTTTACGACAAGCCAATGATCTACTATCCGCTGTCAGTATTGATGCTGGCTGGAATCAGGGAGGTACTGATCATATCGACACCCCATGACCTTCCTCAATTTAAACGACTTTTAGGCGATGGAGCGAACTTGGGTTGCAGGTTTACCTATGCGGTGCAGGAAGTCCCCAACGGACTCGCACAAGCGTTCGTCATCGGTGCGGAGTTTATCAGTGACGACAAAGTTGCATTGATTCTTGGCGACAATATTTTCTACGGTTCCGGATTCGCGAATCTAATTCGGCAGCAAAACAATCCAAGCGGCGGCGTTGTTTTTGCATACGAAGTGAAAAATCCATCTGCGTATGGCGTAGTTGAGTTTGACGAGAACGGAAGAGCGGTTTCGCTAGAGGAAAAACCGGAAAACCCAAAATCAAATTTTGCGATTCCGGGCATTTATTTTTACGACAATCAAGTCGTGGACATAGCGAAAAACCTTCAGCCATCAGCACGTGGCGAATATGAAATAACCGACGTCAACAAGGAGTATTTGAGGCGTGAACAATTGAAAGTTGCACAATTGAGTCGTGGTGTCGCATGGCTGGATACTGGGACGTTTACTTCGTTGGCTGATGCCAGTGATTACGTAAGGGTAATTCAGCAAAGACAGGGTCTTAGCATTGGTTGTATTGAAGAAGTTGCATTCCGCGAAGGTTTCATCAAGCACAACGACTTGATTTCACTTGCGGAAAAATACGGTAAAAGCGGATATGGTGACTACTTGAAAGGGCTGCCCAAATGA
- a CDS encoding class I SAM-dependent methyltransferase: protein MSQPNQFNPAYVGSRSDVRNLVPQAVNKLLDVGCSNGSLGKQLKQDIPELTVHGIDYDEAMLRVAEKSLDKACRVDLNERPIQTDFLEKYQCILFADILEHLAYPTEILSHFVENHLAPDGCVVVSVPNASHLTMLFSLLKCRLPARDRGIFDRTHLRWFCKANVYELAESVGMVVVDMKRNYRFRDQPGGKLNRMARPIGQVLWPFREFLAYQYVVRFEYRT from the coding sequence TTGTCTCAACCCAACCAGTTTAATCCAGCATACGTCGGGTCAAGATCCGACGTTCGAAATCTTGTACCTCAGGCCGTCAATAAGCTGCTCGATGTAGGGTGCTCCAACGGATCGTTGGGCAAGCAACTCAAACAGGATATACCTGAGCTAACTGTGCATGGCATTGACTATGACGAAGCGATGCTTCGTGTTGCTGAAAAGTCACTTGACAAAGCATGTCGTGTTGACCTCAACGAAAGACCAATTCAAACTGATTTCTTGGAGAAGTACCAATGCATTCTATTTGCCGATATTTTGGAGCACTTAGCCTATCCAACTGAAATTCTGAGCCACTTTGTCGAAAACCATTTGGCACCTGATGGTTGTGTTGTTGTCAGCGTTCCGAATGCTTCACATTTAACGATGTTGTTTTCATTGTTGAAGTGCCGTTTGCCTGCGAGAGATCGCGGCATTTTTGATCGCACTCATCTTCGTTGGTTTTGTAAGGCTAACGTCTATGAATTGGCGGAAAGTGTTGGAATGGTTGTTGTCGATATGAAGCGGAATTATCGATTTCGTGATCAGCCGGGTGGAAAATTGAATCGAATGGCAAGACCGATTGGTCAAGTACTATGGCCGTTCAGGGAGTTTCTTGCATATCAGTATGTTGTTCGGTTTGAATATCGAACCTGA
- a CDS encoding lipopolysaccharide biosynthesis protein: MHISMLFGLNIEPETIAPVPKNSSKLFSDAGGGAEVIKVGLGRSFLGSTLVTAVANVLVGAIALLASIPIQKLLHPSDYGLLGMVVFFVGLANILKDGGLSAATVQRKNFLEIHASTLFWVNVGLGLVAATTIAISGPLFAWIYSEPRLKPIAPLLAIPIFISSLSQQHLAILRRNLHFRSIAIIRVASAIISAGVAFGVAYVFRNYIAIIAMQITSGLLTLVGAWVAAKWMPKFRVNFSETLGFLGFGKNVTFFSIMVYFTRNLDNFLIGRQFGTIELGQYTRAYAYLLNPLSQVTSPVNGVLNSYLPKLLDEPAKFRRIYVKCIETVLLAACPIGIVAVSTADLLVEAVFGNAWLTSGQVIRVLGICLFAQPLTSLLGALFLSQDRSREMVRCGVWTSLVTVASFFLGLPWGALGVAVAYTSAFFLLQLPLAIYFSGGRGIVRSNELVSIIVSHLGYVFCALAITLSYRYWIFDQQESLLISLLVICVVSPIACAFVFTRKRALIIELVCLAKNFVFTRSS, encoded by the coding sequence TTGCATATCAGTATGTTGTTCGGTTTGAATATCGAACCTGAAACAATTGCACCTGTTCCCAAGAACTCGTCCAAGCTTTTCAGTGATGCAGGTGGTGGCGCTGAAGTTATCAAAGTTGGACTTGGGAGGTCGTTTTTAGGCAGCACTTTGGTGACAGCGGTCGCGAACGTGTTGGTTGGGGCAATTGCGTTGTTGGCTTCAATTCCAATTCAAAAATTGCTTCACCCAAGCGATTATGGACTGCTTGGAATGGTAGTTTTTTTTGTTGGCCTTGCCAACATTTTAAAAGACGGAGGTCTCTCTGCTGCCACTGTCCAGCGGAAAAACTTTTTGGAAATTCATGCGTCTACACTATTTTGGGTCAATGTAGGACTAGGCTTAGTCGCGGCGACTACTATCGCCATTTCTGGTCCACTGTTCGCATGGATTTACTCTGAACCACGATTGAAGCCCATTGCTCCGCTTTTGGCAATTCCAATCTTCATTTCTTCTCTTTCGCAACAGCATCTTGCAATTCTACGTCGAAATTTACACTTCCGCTCCATCGCAATCATTCGGGTAGCTTCAGCGATCATTTCAGCTGGAGTGGCGTTTGGAGTGGCTTATGTTTTTCGAAACTACATCGCGATCATCGCAATGCAGATTACTTCTGGACTCTTGACTTTGGTCGGTGCTTGGGTTGCAGCTAAGTGGATGCCAAAGTTCAGGGTTAATTTCTCCGAAACACTTGGATTCCTTGGTTTTGGCAAGAACGTCACCTTTTTTTCGATAATGGTTTACTTCACGAGAAATTTGGATAATTTTTTGATTGGTAGGCAGTTCGGAACTATAGAACTTGGTCAGTATACGCGGGCATATGCATATCTGTTGAATCCACTTTCCCAAGTTACATCTCCAGTAAACGGGGTTTTAAACAGTTATTTGCCAAAACTTTTAGATGAGCCGGCGAAGTTTAGACGCATTTACGTAAAGTGTATCGAGACCGTCCTGTTAGCCGCTTGTCCAATAGGTATCGTTGCAGTTTCGACGGCGGATCTGTTGGTAGAAGCCGTGTTCGGAAACGCTTGGTTGACAAGTGGCCAAGTAATCAGAGTCTTGGGAATTTGTTTGTTCGCTCAGCCCTTAACTTCTCTGTTGGGAGCTTTGTTTCTGTCTCAAGACAGGTCAAGAGAAATGGTCCGGTGCGGTGTCTGGACAAGCTTGGTTACTGTCGCATCTTTTTTCCTTGGTCTGCCATGGGGGGCTTTAGGCGTAGCGGTCGCATACACATCTGCCTTTTTTCTGTTGCAGTTGCCGCTTGCAATTTATTTTTCTGGCGGGCGTGGGATTGTTCGTAGTAACGAGCTTGTGTCGATAATTGTGAGTCACCTCGGATATGTCTTTTGCGCCCTTGCCATAACGCTGAGCTATCGATATTGGATTTTTGACCAGCAAGAATCACTGTTGATCTCTCTCTTGGTGATTTGCGTGGTTTCCCCAATAGCTTGCGCATTTGTTTTTACAAGGAAGCGAGCCCTCATTATCGAGCTAGTTTGTTTGGCCAAGAACTTTGTATTTACGAGGTCGTCGTAA
- a CDS encoding UDP-glucose 6-dehydrogenase: MSEQTKICCLGAGYVGGPTMAMIAHQCPDIDVHVVDLNPKRIAAWNSEELPVYEPGLYDVVKQARGRNLKFTTDVPGAIREANMCFISVNTPTKTFGIGAGRAANLEFVEKCARTIAEYSDSDKVVVEKSTLPVRTAESVQRILNSSSSGVKFSVLSNPEFLAEGTAVDDLLNPDRILIGGDNDVAIEKLADVYKHWVPDERIIRTNLWSSELSKLTANAFLAQRVSSINAISALCEATGADVDEVAGAIGTDSRIGPRFLKASVGFGGSCFQKDILNLVYLCEHFGLPEVAQYWEQVIVMNDYQKRRFSTRIVKKMFNTVSDKKIAIWGFAFKKDTNDTRESAAIYVCRDLLEERARITIYDPQVSLEQIRQDLEYLMAGPGGVLTEAQRELLYNNVTVTSSAKAAADGAHAIAVMTEWDEFSDQDFDSIYQSMMKPAFVFDGRNVLDAQQLSDAGFEIESIGKS, from the coding sequence ATGAGTGAACAAACAAAAATCTGTTGTCTTGGGGCCGGCTACGTTGGTGGCCCAACGATGGCCATGATCGCGCATCAGTGCCCGGACATTGACGTTCACGTTGTCGATTTGAATCCGAAACGCATCGCCGCATGGAACTCGGAAGAACTGCCCGTCTATGAGCCAGGTTTGTATGACGTGGTTAAGCAGGCTCGCGGCCGCAATCTGAAATTCACAACCGATGTGCCGGGTGCGATCCGCGAAGCCAACATGTGTTTCATTTCGGTCAACACGCCCACCAAAACGTTTGGTATCGGAGCCGGCCGCGCGGCGAACCTTGAATTCGTCGAAAAGTGTGCTCGCACGATTGCGGAATACTCTGACAGTGACAAAGTGGTTGTCGAAAAGTCGACGCTTCCTGTTCGCACCGCCGAGTCCGTCCAGCGGATTCTGAATTCGTCAAGCTCTGGCGTCAAGTTCAGCGTCCTGAGCAACCCGGAGTTCCTTGCCGAAGGAACCGCGGTGGATGACTTGCTCAATCCCGATCGCATTCTGATTGGTGGCGACAATGACGTTGCGATCGAGAAACTTGCGGATGTTTACAAGCATTGGGTTCCGGATGAAAGAATCATTCGTACGAACCTGTGGAGCAGTGAGCTTTCAAAATTGACCGCCAACGCATTTTTGGCTCAACGAGTCAGCTCGATCAACGCCATTTCGGCGCTTTGCGAAGCGACCGGAGCCGACGTAGATGAAGTCGCCGGTGCGATCGGCACGGATTCAAGAATCGGGCCGCGGTTCCTCAAGGCTTCGGTTGGCTTTGGGGGATCCTGTTTCCAAAAAGACATTTTGAATCTGGTTTACCTTTGCGAACATTTCGGATTGCCGGAAGTTGCCCAGTATTGGGAACAGGTCATCGTCATGAACGACTATCAAAAACGTCGTTTCTCGACTCGCATCGTGAAGAAAATGTTCAACACGGTTTCGGACAAGAAGATCGCGATCTGGGGTTTTGCGTTCAAGAAAGACACCAACGATACACGTGAATCGGCAGCGATTTATGTCTGCCGTGACCTGCTCGAAGAGCGAGCCCGAATCACGATTTACGATCCGCAGGTCAGCCTTGAGCAAATTCGTCAGGACCTCGAGTACCTGATGGCCGGTCCGGGTGGCGTGCTGACCGAGGCTCAACGGGAGCTTCTTTACAACAACGTCACGGTTACATCGAGTGCCAAAGCGGCTGCTGATGGAGCTCACGCGATTGCCGTGATGACGGAATGGGATGAGTTCAGCGACCAGGACTTTGATTCCATCTATCAATCCATGATGAAGCCGGCTTTCGTATTTGACGGCCGCAACGTTCTCGATGCTCAACAGCTTTCCGATGCCGGATTTGAAATCGAAAGCATCGGTAAGTCTTAA
- the gmd gene encoding GDP-mannose 4,6-dehydratase: MKKALITGITGQDGSYLAELLLEKGYEVHGIVRRSSSFNTQRIDHIYQDPHEKTPKLFLHYGDLTDGQGITNLVLDVEPDEIYNLGAQSHVRVSFDAPAYTVSVVGIGALNILEAARQLKQTKETRVYQASSSEMYGDVFETPQTEKTPFCPQSPYACAKVYAFHQTVNYRNAYDMFAVNGILFNHESPRRGETFVTRKITRAATRIKLGLQEKLYLGNLDAKRDWGYAKDYVEGMWMMLQAEKPDDYVLATGETQTIRQFLDYTFEYLDLDWNKYVEIDPRYFRPTEVNLLLGDCTKAKEKLGWVAKTSCKELAELMVDHDLELAQQETVQSGIA, translated from the coding sequence ATGAAAAAAGCGCTCATCACCGGTATCACTGGCCAGGATGGCTCCTACCTCGCCGAACTCCTTCTCGAAAAGGGATACGAAGTTCACGGCATCGTTCGTCGCAGTAGCTCGTTCAACACTCAGCGAATCGATCACATTTATCAGGATCCGCATGAAAAAACACCGAAGCTGTTTTTGCACTACGGCGATCTGACCGACGGACAAGGCATTACGAATCTGGTTTTGGACGTGGAGCCGGATGAGATTTATAACCTTGGCGCTCAAAGCCACGTACGCGTCTCGTTTGATGCTCCTGCCTACACGGTAAGCGTTGTGGGCATTGGCGCATTGAATATTCTGGAAGCTGCTCGCCAATTGAAGCAAACGAAAGAAACTCGCGTCTATCAGGCATCTTCGTCGGAGATGTACGGTGACGTGTTCGAGACACCGCAGACGGAAAAGACTCCGTTTTGTCCGCAGTCGCCTTATGCTTGTGCGAAAGTTTATGCGTTTCATCAAACGGTCAACTATCGCAACGCTTACGACATGTTTGCGGTTAATGGAATTCTGTTCAATCACGAATCACCTCGTCGTGGTGAAACGTTTGTAACACGCAAGATCACACGTGCAGCGACTCGGATCAAGCTGGGTCTGCAGGAGAAATTGTATCTTGGCAACCTCGATGCAAAACGTGACTGGGGTTATGCCAAAGACTATGTCGAAGGCATGTGGATGATGCTTCAGGCAGAAAAGCCGGACGACTACGTGTTGGCGACAGGCGAAACGCAAACGATTCGCCAATTCCTGGATTACACCTTTGAGTACCTGGATCTTGATTGGAACAAGTACGTCGAGATCGATCCCCGCTACTTCCGTCCAACGGAAGTGAACTTGCTGCTAGGTGACTGCACCAAAGCGAAAGAAAAGCTTGGCTGGGTCGCCAAAACCAGCTGTAAGGAATTGGCCGAGTTGATGGTCGATCATGACCTTGAATTGGCGCAACAGGAAACTGTCCAAAGTGGTATCGCTTAG
- the rfbB gene encoding dTDP-glucose 4,6-dehydratase, with translation MKILVTGAAGFIGSNLCRYLLNDCSHSVVAVDSLTYAGNLASLDDLRSDDRFIFVAASICHEDAMKGIFETQQPDAVMHLAAESHVDRSIDGPDEFIQTNIVGTYKLLQISRNYFESLEASRKEVFRFHHISTDEVYGSLEPDAPAFSEKTPYDPHSPYSASKAASDHLVRAWCDTYGLPVVLTNCSNNYGPYQFPEKLIPVVILKAIRGEPIPVYGKGENIRDWLYVRDHVRALELVLTKGHVGETYNIGGDNEQRNIDLVNMVCKILDEVSPPIQNGLSIDSYSELITFVKDRPGHDMRYAIDASKIKQGLGWAPEEDFASGFRKTISWYLENEAWWKEILSGNYQLSRQGLSPTGESS, from the coding sequence ATGAAAATTCTGGTAACGGGCGCTGCAGGCTTTATTGGGAGCAATCTTTGTCGTTACTTGTTGAATGACTGTTCCCACTCGGTTGTTGCAGTGGATAGCCTGACCTATGCAGGCAACTTGGCCTCGCTGGACGATTTGCGGTCAGACGATCGCTTCATATTCGTTGCCGCAAGCATATGTCATGAAGACGCAATGAAAGGCATCTTTGAAACGCAACAGCCGGATGCCGTAATGCACCTTGCGGCTGAGTCACACGTGGACCGTTCGATTGATGGGCCGGACGAGTTTATTCAAACCAACATCGTAGGAACCTATAAGCTATTGCAAATATCTCGCAACTACTTCGAGTCCCTTGAAGCGAGCAGAAAAGAAGTTTTCCGCTTTCATCATATTTCAACCGATGAAGTGTACGGTTCGCTCGAACCTGATGCCCCTGCCTTTTCGGAGAAAACGCCTTACGACCCCCACTCGCCATATTCAGCCAGTAAAGCAGCCTCCGACCACTTGGTCAGAGCTTGGTGTGATACATATGGGCTCCCTGTTGTACTGACGAATTGTTCAAACAACTATGGACCCTACCAATTTCCAGAAAAGCTGATTCCGGTGGTGATCCTGAAAGCGATACGGGGTGAACCAATACCCGTGTACGGAAAGGGTGAAAACATACGTGATTGGTTATACGTCAGAGATCATGTCCGTGCTCTTGAGCTTGTATTGACGAAAGGGCACGTCGGCGAAACGTACAATATTGGCGGTGACAACGAGCAACGAAATATCGACCTTGTCAACATGGTCTGCAAGATTTTGGACGAGGTTAGCCCGCCGATTCAGAACGGACTGAGTATCGATTCCTACTCAGAGTTGATCACTTTTGTGAAAGACCGCCCCGGGCACGACATGCGCTATGCAATTGATGCTTCAAAAATCAAGCAAGGGCTCGGTTGGGCTCCGGAAGAAGATTTCGCAAGTGGCTTTCGGAAAACGATATCGTGGTATCTCGAAAATGAGGCTTGGTGGAAAGAGATTCTGTCAGGGAATTATCAATTGTCGCGTCAAGGCTTGTCGCCCACAGGAGAGTCATCGTGA